One window from the genome of Pseudomonas frederiksbergensis encodes:
- a CDS encoding WbqC family protein, producing the protein MHKKIAVVQSNYIPWKGYFDLIRSVDAFILYDDVQYTRSDWRNRNKIKTAQGEHWLSIPVMKKGRLGQLINEVQITHPDWAPAHWKTIEQSYRRAACFAQMEAPIRALYEQAANLTHLSRINHLFIAGLCPLLGIHTPLYRSEDLGGVEGKNERLIHLCHTLGASEYLSGPAASHYLDEAAFAAKGISVSYMSYAGYPEYPQVYGEFQHALSVIDLLFNTGADASAFLKKWTA; encoded by the coding sequence ATGCATAAGAAAATAGCTGTGGTGCAGTCGAACTATATTCCCTGGAAGGGCTATTTCGATCTGATCCGCAGCGTCGATGCGTTCATCCTCTATGACGACGTGCAGTACACCCGCAGCGATTGGCGCAACCGTAACAAGATCAAGACTGCCCAGGGTGAGCATTGGCTGAGCATTCCGGTCATGAAGAAGGGCCGTCTCGGACAGTTGATCAATGAGGTCCAGATCACCCATCCGGACTGGGCACCGGCGCACTGGAAGACGATCGAGCAGAGCTACCGGCGCGCAGCGTGTTTCGCGCAGATGGAGGCGCCGATCCGCGCGCTCTACGAGCAGGCTGCCAACCTGACTCATCTGAGCCGCATTAACCACTTGTTCATCGCCGGCTTGTGTCCCCTGCTGGGAATTCATACGCCGCTTTACCGTTCCGAAGACCTAGGGGGAGTGGAGGGCAAGAATGAACGCCTTATCCATTTGTGCCATACCCTGGGCGCCAGCGAGTACCTCTCGGGACCGGCAGCCAGTCACTACCTCGACGAAGCGGCGTTCGCCGCCAAGGGCATTTCGGTCTCGTACATGAGCTATGCAGGTTATCCCGAATATCCCCAGGTGTACGGAGAGTTCCAACATGCGCTCAGTGTCATCGACCTATTGTTCAATACCGGCGCGGATGCATCGGCTTTTCTGAAGAAATGGACTGCCTGA
- a CDS encoding sigma-54-dependent phenylalanine hydroxylase transcriptional regulator PhhR → MRIKVHCQNRIGILRDILNLLVEYGINVARGEVGGEHGNAIYLHCPNLINIQFQALRPKFEGIAGVFGVKRVGLMPSERRHMELNALLGALEFPVLSIDMGGSIVAANRAAAQLLGVRVDEVPGIPLSRYAEDFDLPELVRANKSRINGLRVKVKGDVFLADIAPLQSEHDDSEAMAGAVLTLHRADRVGERIYNVRKQELRGFDSIFQSSKVMAAVVREARRMAPLDAPLLIEGETGTGKELLARACHLASPRGQSPLMALNCAGLPESMAETELFGYGPGAFEGARAEGKLGLLELTAGGTLFLDGVGEMSPRLQVKLLRFLQDGCFRRVGSDEEVYLDVRVICATQVDLSELCARGEFRQDLYHRLNVLSLHIPPLRECLDGLAPLVEHFLDQASRQIGCPLPKLAPAAMDRLSHYHWPGNVRQLENVLFQAVSLCDGGTVKAEHIRLPDYGVRQPLGDFSLDGGLDEIVGRFEKAVLERLYSEHPSSRQLGKRLGVSHTTIANKLREYEVGKTES, encoded by the coding sequence ATGCGCATCAAAGTCCATTGCCAGAACCGCATCGGCATCCTGCGGGATATTCTCAACCTGCTGGTGGAATACGGCATCAACGTCGCCCGCGGTGAAGTAGGGGGCGAGCATGGCAACGCGATCTACCTGCATTGCCCGAACCTGATCAATATCCAGTTCCAAGCCCTGCGTCCGAAATTCGAAGGCATCGCCGGGGTATTCGGCGTCAAGCGTGTAGGCCTGATGCCCAGCGAACGTCGGCACATGGAGCTCAACGCCTTGCTAGGCGCCTTGGAGTTCCCGGTGCTGTCCATCGACATGGGCGGCTCCATCGTCGCGGCCAACCGGGCGGCGGCGCAGTTGCTGGGAGTTCGGGTGGACGAGGTGCCGGGGATCCCGTTGTCCCGCTACGCCGAGGATTTCGACCTGCCGGAACTGGTGCGCGCCAACAAGTCGCGCATCAATGGCTTGCGGGTCAAGGTCAAGGGCGACGTGTTCCTGGCGGACATCGCGCCCTTGCAATCGGAACATGACGACAGCGAAGCCATGGCCGGCGCGGTGCTGACGCTGCACCGCGCCGACCGGGTGGGCGAGCGCATCTATAACGTACGCAAGCAAGAACTGCGTGGCTTCGACAGCATCTTCCAGAGTTCGAAAGTGATGGCCGCAGTGGTCCGGGAGGCCCGGCGCATGGCGCCTCTCGACGCGCCGTTGTTGATCGAAGGCGAAACCGGTACCGGCAAGGAATTGCTGGCCCGTGCTTGCCACTTGGCCAGTCCACGAGGGCAGTCACCGTTGATGGCCCTCAATTGCGCCGGTCTGCCGGAGTCGATGGCTGAAACCGAGCTGTTCGGCTACGGCCCAGGTGCTTTCGAAGGCGCCCGGGCCGAAGGCAAGCTCGGCCTGCTGGAACTGACGGCGGGCGGGACGCTGTTTCTCGACGGCGTCGGGGAAATGAGCCCGCGCCTGCAGGTGAAACTGCTGCGCTTCTTGCAGGATGGGTGCTTCCGTCGCGTAGGCAGCGACGAAGAGGTGTACCTGGATGTCAGGGTGATTTGCGCGACCCAAGTCGATTTGTCCGAGCTCTGTGCCCGGGGAGAATTCCGTCAAGATTTGTACCATCGCCTGAATGTGCTGTCCTTGCACATTCCGCCGTTGCGTGAATGCCTCGATGGGCTGGCCCCGCTGGTCGAGCATTTTCTTGACCAGGCCAGTCGCCAGATCGGTTGCCCGCTGCCCAAGCTGGCCCCGGCGGCGATGGATCGTCTCAGTCACTACCATTGGCCGGGCAACGTCCGGCAGTTGGAAAACGTATTGTTCCAGGCCGTCTCCCTGTGTGACGGCGGCACGGTGAAGGCCGAGCACATCCGCCTGCCGGACTACGGCGTGCGCCAACCCCTCGGCGATTTTTCCCTCGACGGAGGGTTGGACGAGATCGTTGGCCGCTTCGAGAAGGCCGTCCTCGAACGCCTGTATTCCGAACACCCGAGCAGCCGGCAACTGGGCAAGCGGCTGGGGGTTTCCCATACGACTATTGCTAATAAGTTGAGAGAGTATGAGGTGGGCAAAACCGAATCCTAG
- the phhA gene encoding phenylalanine 4-monooxygenase has protein sequence MKQTQYVAREPDAQGFIHYTAEEHAVWNTLITRQLKVIEGRACQEYLDGIDKLGLPHDRIPQLDEINKVLGETTGWQVARVPALIPFQTFFELLASKQFPVATFIRTREELDYLQEPDIFHEIFGHCPLLTNPWFAEFTHTYGKLGLQASKEERVYLARLYWMTIEFGLVETPQGRRIYGGGILSSPRETVYCLSDEPEHQLFDPLEAMRTPYRIDILQPVYFVLPELKRLFDLAHEDIMGMVKRGRELGLHAPKFPPKAA, from the coding sequence ATGAAGCAGACGCAGTACGTGGCCCGCGAGCCCGATGCGCAAGGTTTTATCCACTACACCGCCGAAGAACATGCGGTGTGGAACACGCTGATCACTCGCCAGCTCAAAGTCATCGAGGGCCGTGCGTGCCAGGAATACCTGGACGGCATCGACAAGCTCGGCCTGCCCCACGACCGCATCCCGCAACTGGACGAAATCAATAAAGTGCTGGGCGAAACCACTGGTTGGCAGGTCGCCCGGGTGCCGGCGCTGATCCCCTTCCAGACTTTTTTTGAATTGCTTGCCAGCAAGCAGTTTCCAGTCGCGACCTTCATTCGTACCCGTGAGGAACTGGATTACCTGCAAGAGCCGGACATCTTCCACGAGATCTTTGGCCACTGCCCCTTGCTGACCAACCCTTGGTTTGCTGAATTTACCCACACCTACGGCAAACTCGGCCTACAGGCTTCCAAGGAAGAGCGCGTCTATCTGGCGCGCCTGTATTGGATGACCATCGAGTTCGGCCTTGTGGAGACTCCGCAGGGCCGGCGCATCTATGGCGGCGGTATCCTCTCGTCGCCCAGGGAAACCGTGTACTGCCTGTCTGACGAGCCGGAGCATCAGCTCTTCGATCCGTTGGAAGCCATGCGCACGCCGTATCGCATCGACATCCTGCAGCCCGTGTATTTCGTGCTGCCCGAGCTCAAGCGCCTCTTCGACCTGGCCCATGAAGACATCATGGGCATGGTCAAGCGCGGGCGGGAATTGGGGTTGCACGCGCCGAAATTCCCACCCAAAGCGGCGTGA
- a CDS encoding 4a-hydroxytetrahydrobiopterin dehydratase has translation MNTLNQAHCEACRADAPQVSDEELPMLIKQIPDWNIEVRDSVMQLEKVFLFKNFKHALAFTNAVGEISEAEGHHPGLLTEWGKVTVTWWSHSIKGLHRNDFIMAARTDEVAKTAEGRK, from the coding sequence ATGAACACTCTGAACCAAGCCCACTGCGAAGCCTGCCGCGCTGATGCCCCGCAAGTCAGCGACGAAGAACTGCCAATGTTGATCAAGCAGATCCCCGACTGGAACATCGAAGTGCGCGACAGTGTGATGCAGCTGGAGAAAGTCTTCCTGTTCAAGAACTTCAAGCACGCCCTGGCATTCACCAACGCCGTCGGCGAGATCTCCGAGGCCGAGGGCCACCACCCAGGCCTGCTCACCGAATGGGGCAAAGTCACCGTCACCTGGTGGAGCCATTCGATCAAGGGCCTGCACCGTAACGACTTCATCATGGCCGCCCGCACCGACGAGGTCGCCAAGACCGCCGAGGGCCGCAAGTAA
- a CDS encoding amino acid aminotransferase: MHFDAIGRVPGDPILGLMEAYGADSNPGKFDLGVGVYKDSQGLTPILQSVKQAEQRLVDRQSTKTYIGGHGDAAFGQLINALVLGADSPLISAKRAGATQTPGGTGALRLSADFIAQCLPGRGVWLSNPTWPIHETIFAAAGVKASHYPYVGADNRLDFDAMLATLGDVPKGDVVLLHACCHNPTGFDLSHEQWRQVLEVVRSRDLLPLIDFAYQGFGDGLEQDAWAVRLFAEALPEVLVTSSCSKNFGLYRDRTGALIVCARDADKLVDIRSQLANIARNLWSTPPDHGAAVVATILGNPELKGLWADEVEAMRLRIAQLRSGLLEALEPHGLRERFAHMGVQRGMFSYTGLTPEQVQHLRERHSVYMVGTGRANVAGIDATRLDALAVAIADVCR, encoded by the coding sequence ATGCATTTCGATGCCATCGGTCGCGTGCCCGGCGACCCGATCCTGGGCCTGATGGAGGCCTATGGGGCGGACAGCAACCCCGGGAAATTCGACCTGGGCGTGGGCGTCTACAAGGATTCCCAGGGCCTGACGCCGATCCTGCAGTCCGTGAAACAGGCCGAGCAGCGGTTGGTGGACCGCCAGTCCACCAAGACCTACATCGGCGGTCATGGCGATGCCGCGTTCGGCCAGTTGATCAATGCGCTGGTGCTGGGTGCCGACTCGCCGCTGATCAGCGCAAAACGCGCCGGCGCCACCCAGACACCCGGCGGCACCGGCGCCCTGCGCCTGAGCGCCGATTTCATCGCCCAGTGCCTGCCGGGCCGTGGCGTCTGGCTGAGCAATCCGACCTGGCCAATCCACGAAACCATCTTCGCCGCCGCAGGCGTCAAGGCCAGCCATTACCCCTACGTGGGCGCCGACAATCGCCTGGATTTCGACGCAATGCTCGCGACCCTGGGCGACGTGCCGAAGGGCGACGTGGTGCTGCTGCATGCCTGCTGCCACAACCCGACGGGATTTGATCTGTCCCACGAGCAATGGCGCCAGGTGCTGGAAGTGGTGCGCAGCCGTGATCTGCTGCCGTTGATCGATTTCGCCTACCAGGGCTTCGGCGACGGGCTGGAACAGGATGCCTGGGCCGTGCGGTTGTTTGCCGAAGCGTTACCCGAAGTATTGGTCACCAGCTCTTGCTCGAAGAACTTCGGCCTCTATCGCGACCGCACCGGCGCGCTGATTGTCTGTGCCCGCGATGCCGACAAGCTGGTCGACATTCGCAGTCAGCTGGCCAACATCGCCCGCAACCTATGGTCGACGCCGCCGGACCATGGCGCGGCGGTGGTGGCGACGATCCTTGGCAATCCGGAACTCAAGGGCTTGTGGGCAGACGAAGTGGAAGCCATGCGCCTGCGCATCGCGCAACTGCGCAGCGGCCTGCTGGAGGCGCTCGAACCCCACGGCTTGCGCGAGCGCTTTGCCCATATGGGGGTGCAACGCGGGATGTTTTCCTACACCGGCCTGACGCCGGAACAGGTCCAGCACCTGCGCGAACGCCACAGCGTCTACATGGTCGGCACCGGCCGGGCCAACGTGGCCGGCATCGACGCGACACGCCTGGATGCGCTGGCCGTAGCGATTGCGGATGTCTGCAGGTAG
- a CDS encoding NAD(P)H nitroreductase, whose translation MQALDALLNRVSVPRLVDPAPTPEQREVMFAAAMRAPDHGQLRPWRFLTVEGQARHRMGELLAEAARFNDPLVPEAVVEKALNGPLRAPLVVVVIARLQDHFKIPKSEQLLAAGCAAHGILLAAYAQGIGGVWRTGELAYSPHVARGLGLDDGEEVIGFLYLGTPQREARTAPQEDIGQFVREWTGV comes from the coding sequence ATGCAGGCTTTAGATGCTTTGCTCAACCGTGTTTCCGTTCCACGCCTGGTGGACCCGGCGCCCACGCCGGAACAGCGCGAAGTCATGTTTGCGGCCGCGATGCGCGCCCCCGATCACGGCCAATTGCGCCCATGGCGGTTCCTGACGGTCGAAGGGCAAGCGCGTCATCGCATGGGTGAGTTGCTGGCCGAAGCCGCACGTTTCAATGATCCGCTGGTGCCCGAAGCCGTTGTGGAAAAGGCCCTCAATGGTCCGTTGCGCGCACCTTTGGTCGTGGTGGTGATTGCCCGTTTGCAGGACCATTTCAAGATCCCGAAATCCGAGCAACTGCTGGCCGCCGGCTGCGCGGCCCATGGCATTTTGCTGGCCGCGTATGCCCAAGGGATCGGCGGCGTGTGGCGCACCGGCGAACTGGCGTACTCGCCGCACGTGGCCAGGGGGCTTGGCCTTGACGACGGGGAAGAGGTGATCGGTTTCCTCTACCTGGGCACACCGCAGAGAGAAGCGCGCACGGCGCCGCAAGAGGATATCGGGCAGTTTGTCCGGGAGTGGACGGGCGTCTAG
- a CDS encoding TrkH family potassium uptake protein: MALPTLRIIGFIIGIFLITLAIFMVVPMATLLIYERTGDLPSFLWSSMITFVAGLALILPGRPEHIHLRPRDMYLLTVSSWLVVCVFAALPFLLTQHISYTDSFFESMSGITATGATVLSGLDTMSPGILMWRSLLHWLGGIGFIGMAVAILPLLRIGGMRLFQTESSDRSEKVMPRSHMVARLIVASYVGITILGTLALWWAGMSLFDAINHSMSAISTGGFSTSDLSLAKWTQPAVHWVTIVIMILGSLPFALYVSTLRGNRRALIKDQQVQGLIGVLLVTWLVLGTWYWATTDLHWLEALRHVALNVTSIVTTTGFALGDYSLWGNFSLMLFFYLGFVGGCSGSTAGGIKIFRFQVAYILLRANLNQLIHPRAVIKQKYNGHRLDEEIVRSILTFSFFFAITICVIALLLSLLGVEWMTALTGAASTVSGVGPGLGETIGPAGNFAPLPDAAKWILSGGMLLGRLEIITVFVLCIPAFWRH, from the coding sequence ATGGCGTTGCCGACCCTGCGGATCATTGGTTTCATCATCGGCATCTTCCTGATCACCCTGGCGATCTTCATGGTCGTGCCGATGGCCACGTTGCTGATCTACGAGCGCACCGGCGATCTGCCATCGTTCCTGTGGTCGAGCATGATCACCTTTGTCGCCGGCCTGGCGCTGATTCTTCCCGGGCGCCCGGAGCATATCCATCTGCGCCCCCGAGACATGTACCTGCTGACGGTCAGCAGTTGGCTGGTGGTGTGTGTGTTTGCCGCGCTGCCCTTCCTGTTGACCCAACACATCAGCTACACCGATTCGTTCTTTGAAAGCATGTCGGGCATTACCGCCACCGGCGCGACGGTGTTGAGCGGCCTGGACACGATGTCGCCCGGGATCCTCATGTGGCGCTCGCTGTTGCACTGGCTCGGCGGCATCGGCTTCATCGGCATGGCCGTGGCGATCCTGCCGCTGTTGCGCATCGGCGGCATGCGGTTGTTCCAGACCGAATCGTCCGACCGCTCGGAGAAAGTCATGCCGCGCTCGCACATGGTGGCGCGACTGATCGTGGCGTCCTATGTGGGCATCACGATCCTCGGCACCCTGGCGCTCTGGTGGGCCGGGATGAGCCTGTTCGACGCGATCAACCATTCGATGTCGGCGATTTCCACCGGTGGTTTCTCCACTTCGGACCTGTCCCTGGCCAAATGGACCCAGCCCGCCGTGCACTGGGTCACCATTGTCATCATGATCCTCGGCAGCCTGCCGTTCGCCCTGTACGTCTCGACGCTGCGCGGCAATCGCCGGGCGCTGATCAAGGACCAGCAGGTCCAGGGCCTGATCGGCGTGCTGCTGGTCACCTGGCTGGTGCTTGGCACCTGGTATTGGGCGACTACCGACCTGCATTGGCTCGAAGCGCTGCGGCACGTGGCCTTGAACGTGACATCCATCGTCACCACCACCGGTTTCGCCCTGGGGGACTACAGCCTGTGGGGCAATTTCTCACTGATGTTGTTCTTCTACCTTGGATTCGTCGGCGGCTGCTCGGGCTCGACTGCCGGCGGGATCAAGATTTTCCGCTTCCAGGTCGCCTATATCCTGCTTCGGGCCAACCTTAATCAATTGATTCACCCTCGTGCGGTGATCAAGCAGAAATACAACGGCCACCGCCTCGATGAAGAGATCGTGCGGTCGATCCTGACCTTTTCGTTCTTCTTCGCCATCACCATCTGCGTGATCGCCCTGCTGCTGTCGCTGTTGGGCGTGGAATGGATGACGGCGTTGACCGGCGCGGCCAGTACCGTATCCGGCGTCGGTCCGGGGCTTGGCGAGACCATCGGGCCGGCCGGCAACTTCGCGCCGCTGCCGGACGCGGCCAAGTGGATCCTCTCGGGCGGCATGTTGTTGGGCCGACTGGAGATCATCACGGTGTTCGTGCTGTGTATTCCGGCGTTCTGGCGTCACTGA
- a CDS encoding AraC family transcriptional regulator gives MSERTTSSSWAMGIVKALEIDGLDCRALFKELGLDFDALDDPDARFPQDSMTRLWQLAVEQSGNPAIGLNMGKVVRPASFHVVGYALMSSRTLVEGFQRLVRYQRIIAESADLSFRHLNEGYGLILTVHGDHLPPTRQSAEASLACALALCNWLTGRTLHPVKVLFQGAEPADVGPYRQAFGAPLVFDAPYDALIFQQDDMEAPLPTANEAMAVLHDRFAGEYLARFSGSRFTHQARQVLCRLLPQGEPKRDVVAQTLHLSQRTLQRRLQEEGTSFQSLLDDTRRELAEQYLAQPSMTLLEIAYLLGFADPSNFFRAFRRWFGTTPGDYRARGVAKPVSDARTPEYTARTP, from the coding sequence ATGAGCGAACGAACGACTTCTTCAAGCTGGGCGATGGGGATTGTCAAGGCGTTGGAAATCGACGGCCTGGACTGTCGGGCGCTATTCAAGGAACTGGGGCTGGATTTCGACGCGCTGGACGATCCGGATGCGCGCTTTCCCCAGGATTCGATGACACGGCTCTGGCAGTTGGCGGTGGAGCAGTCGGGCAACCCGGCCATCGGCCTGAACATGGGCAAGGTGGTGCGCCCGGCGTCGTTCCATGTGGTGGGCTACGCGTTGATGTCCAGTCGGACACTGGTCGAAGGGTTCCAGCGGCTGGTGCGTTATCAGCGGATCATCGCCGAAAGCGCCGACCTGAGCTTCCGTCATTTGAATGAAGGCTACGGGCTGATCCTGACGGTCCACGGCGACCACCTCCCTCCGACCCGGCAAAGTGCCGAAGCGTCCCTGGCCTGTGCGCTGGCCTTGTGCAACTGGCTGACCGGACGGACCTTGCACCCGGTGAAGGTGCTGTTCCAGGGCGCCGAGCCCGCCGATGTCGGACCTTATCGACAGGCCTTCGGCGCGCCCTTGGTATTCGACGCGCCCTACGACGCGTTGATTTTCCAGCAGGACGACATGGAAGCACCGCTGCCCACCGCCAACGAGGCCATGGCGGTGTTGCACGATCGTTTTGCAGGCGAGTACCTGGCACGGTTTTCCGGCAGTCGCTTCACGCATCAGGCGCGGCAGGTACTGTGTCGGCTGTTGCCCCAGGGCGAACCCAAGCGTGACGTGGTGGCGCAGACGCTGCACCTGTCGCAACGCACCTTGCAGCGGCGCTTGCAGGAAGAGGGCACCAGTTTCCAGAGTTTGCTGGACGACACCCGCCGCGAGCTGGCCGAGCAATACCTGGCGCAACCGAGCATGACCTTGTTGGAGATCGCCTACCTGCTGGGGTTTGCCGACCCGAGCAATTTTTTCCGGGCCTTCCGCCGCTGGTTCGGCACCACGCCCGGCGACTATCGGGCGCGGGGCGTGGCCAAGCCGGTCAGTGACGCCAGAACGCCGGAATACACAGCACGAACACCGTGA
- a CDS encoding DUF962 domain-containing protein, which produces MENTKRFNSFAEFYPYYLSEHSNSTCRRLHFIGTSLVLLVFAMALVVGAWWLWVALPVAGYGFAWVGHFFFEKNRPATFQHPFYSLLGDFVMYRDMLVGKVAF; this is translated from the coding sequence TTGGAAAACACCAAACGCTTCAACAGCTTCGCCGAGTTCTATCCCTACTACCTCAGCGAACACAGCAACAGTACCTGTCGACGCTTGCACTTCATCGGCACCTCGCTGGTCTTGCTGGTTTTCGCCATGGCACTGGTGGTCGGTGCATGGTGGCTGTGGGTCGCCCTGCCCGTGGCGGGCTATGGCTTCGCCTGGGTCGGGCATTTCTTCTTCGAAAAAAACCGGCCCGCGACCTTTCAGCATCCGTTCTACAGCCTGCTCGGTGACTTCGTCATGTACCGCGACATGCTGGTGGGCAAAGTCGCGTTCTAG
- a CDS encoding HD domain-containing protein: MNSHARFTHMQDGTQEDWAIIAADFSAYARQLPSRVLAHLKLLDGDFGGFPVDRLTHSLQTATRAYRDGRDEEYVICALLHDIGDTLGSYNHPDIAAAILKPFVSAENLWMVEKHGIFQGYYFFHHLGMDRHLREQFCEHPQYQATIDFCAKYDAAAFDTGYDTLPLSFFEPMLERVFAAPKQSIYKAAMAKT; encoded by the coding sequence ATGAATTCTCACGCACGCTTCACCCACATGCAGGACGGGACCCAGGAAGACTGGGCGATCATCGCCGCCGATTTCAGCGCCTACGCACGGCAGCTGCCGAGTCGGGTCCTGGCTCACCTGAAATTGCTCGACGGCGATTTTGGCGGATTCCCGGTGGATCGCCTGACCCATTCCCTGCAAACCGCCACCCGCGCCTACCGTGATGGGCGGGACGAGGAATATGTGATCTGCGCCCTTCTCCATGACATCGGCGATACGCTGGGCAGCTACAACCACCCGGACATCGCCGCGGCGATCCTCAAGCCATTCGTCAGCGCCGAAAACCTTTGGATGGTAGAGAAGCACGGAATCTTCCAGGGCTATTATTTTTTCCATCACCTGGGCATGGACCGGCATTTGCGCGAGCAATTTTGCGAACATCCGCAGTACCAGGCGACCATCGACTTCTGTGCGAAATACGACGCCGCGGCGTTCGATACTGGGTACGACACCCTGCCGCTGAGCTTCTTCGAACCGATGCTGGAAAGGGTATTCGCCGCGCCGAAGCAATCGATCTATAAGGCGGCGATGGCCAAAACATGA
- a CDS encoding UDP-2,3-diacylglucosamine diphosphatase, with translation MTSAELARPSRKQRVRTLWISDVHLGTRDCQAEHLSHFLKGYHADKVYLVGDIIDGWKLRSGMYWPQAHTNVIRRLLTMSKRGTEVIYVTGNHDEFLRRYSKLILGNIQLVDEAVHVTADGRHLLVIHGDQFDVITRYHRWLAFLGDSAYEFTLTLNRWLNHWRARYGYGYWSLSAYLKHKVKTAVSFISDFEEAIAHECVKRELHGVVCGHIHHAEIRKVGEVEYLNCGDWVESCTALIEHWDGTIELYRLADAQAREALLKAELKVAEPA, from the coding sequence ATGACCAGCGCCGAGCTCGCCAGACCCAGCCGCAAGCAGCGTGTTCGCACCCTGTGGATTTCCGACGTGCACTTGGGCACCCGGGACTGCCAGGCCGAACACCTGTCGCACTTCCTCAAGGGCTATCACGCCGACAAGGTCTATCTGGTGGGCGATATCATCGACGGCTGGAAGCTGCGCAGCGGCATGTATTGGCCCCAGGCCCATACCAACGTCATTCGTCGCCTGTTGACCATGAGCAAGCGCGGCACCGAAGTGATCTACGTCACCGGCAACCATGATGAATTCCTGCGGCGTTATTCGAAGCTGATCCTCGGCAATATCCAACTGGTGGACGAAGCGGTGCACGTCACCGCCGACGGCCGTCACCTGCTGGTGATTCATGGCGATCAGTTCGATGTCATCACCCGTTATCACCGTTGGCTGGCGTTCCTTGGGGATTCGGCCTACGAATTCACGCTGACGCTGAACCGCTGGCTCAACCATTGGCGAGCCCGTTACGGCTACGGTTACTGGTCGCTGTCGGCGTACCTCAAGCACAAGGTCAAGACCGCGGTCAGCTTCATCAGCGATTTCGAAGAAGCCATCGCCCACGAATGTGTGAAGCGTGAGTTGCATGGCGTGGTGTGCGGGCACATCCACCATGCCGAGATTCGCAAGGTCGGCGAGGTGGAATACCTCAATTGTGGCGACTGGGTCGAATCCTGCACCGCGCTGATCGAGCATTGGGACGGGACGATCGAGTTATATCGGTTGGCGGACGCCCAGGCGCGGGAGGCGCTGCTCAAGGCTGAATTGAAGGTGGCTGAGCCTGCTTGA